In one window of Limnohabitans sp. MORI2 DNA:
- the ileS gene encoding isoleucine--tRNA ligase, with protein sequence MTDKNSTYRDTLNMLDTPFPMRGDLPKREPAWAQAWNEEGLYKKLRAARHGAPLFVLHDGPPYANGKLHIGHALNKVLKDMIVKSRQLAGFDAQYIPGWDCHGLPIENAIEKLHGRKLSRDDMQAKSRAFATEQIDQQREDFKRLGVLGDWERPYRTMDPANEAGQLRAFKRVMERGFVYRGLKPVYWCFDCGSSLAEFEIEYADKKSDTLDVAFLCAQPEKLAAAFGLAKIDKEAFAVIWTTTAWTIPANQALNMHPEIEYALVDTERGMFVCAASLAEKCLERWKLEGKVVATTKGDKLGLIEFNHPLAHVDAGYQRTAPVYLADYVGEADGTGIVHSAPAYGVDDFNSCMANGMKYTDILNPVQGNGCYAEDFPLFGGLHIWKAVPVILETLQNADRLMATQTITHSYPHCWRHKTPVIYRAAAQWFIRMDAFDSTTEKTTGKFITDKSSKSLRELALNAIDQTSFYPENGRARLRDMIANRPDWCISRQRSWGVPVPFFLHKDSGELHPRTMAIMDQAADIVEKGGIEAWSRVTVEDILNQPGDDAGSYTKSTDILEVWFDSGSTFQHVLRGSHKDAYDRAPHHDQGPEADLYLEGHDQHRGWFHSSLLLGCALYDRAPYKGLLTHGFATDGQGRKMSKSLGNTVAPQEVSDKMGAEILRLWVANTDYSGDLNIDDKILARVVDAYRRIRNTLRFLMANISDFDATQDAVAFDDLLEIDKYALSRAAQLQAEILGTYNTDKKVFEGGHFGKYEFHPVVSKLQLYCSEDLGAFYLDVLKDRLYTTAPKSLARRSAQTALHQITHAFVRWMAPFLSFTAEEAWRTIGKSESIFLETFIHLGATNIALMDKWGTLQQVREIANKEIENQRTAGVVGASLQAELVIHCDGATYDALASLGNDLKFVFITSQVSLVKTAGAGLTVEVKASEAHKCERCWHYSDDVGHNPAHPTLCGRCDSNLHGNGEVRYFA encoded by the coding sequence ATGACCGATAAAAACAGCACCTACCGCGACACGCTCAATATGCTCGACACGCCGTTTCCCATGCGTGGCGATTTGCCCAAACGCGAACCCGCGTGGGCCCAAGCGTGGAACGAAGAAGGCTTGTACAAAAAGCTACGCGCTGCGCGCCACGGCGCACCACTGTTTGTGTTGCACGACGGCCCGCCCTACGCCAACGGCAAGCTGCACATCGGCCATGCGCTGAACAAAGTGCTGAAAGACATGATTGTGAAAAGCCGCCAACTGGCTGGCTTTGACGCGCAATACATCCCCGGCTGGGACTGCCACGGTTTGCCGATTGAAAACGCCATCGAAAAACTGCATGGCCGCAAATTGAGCCGCGACGACATGCAGGCCAAGAGCCGTGCATTCGCCACCGAGCAAATTGACCAACAACGCGAAGACTTCAAACGCTTAGGCGTGCTGGGCGATTGGGAGCGCCCCTACCGCACCATGGACCCCGCCAACGAAGCCGGCCAACTGCGCGCCTTCAAACGCGTGATGGAGCGTGGCTTTGTCTACCGCGGCTTGAAACCCGTGTACTGGTGTTTTGACTGCGGCTCATCACTGGCCGAGTTTGAAATTGAATACGCCGACAAAAAGAGCGACACGCTGGACGTGGCCTTCTTGTGCGCCCAACCCGAAAAGCTGGCCGCAGCCTTTGGTTTGGCCAAGATCGACAAAGAAGCTTTTGCCGTCATCTGGACTACCACCGCGTGGACCATTCCCGCCAACCAAGCGCTCAACATGCACCCCGAAATCGAGTACGCCTTGGTCGACACCGAGCGTGGCATGTTTGTCTGCGCCGCCTCGTTAGCCGAGAAATGCTTGGAGCGCTGGAAGCTCGAAGGCAAAGTGGTCGCCACCACCAAGGGAGACAAGCTGGGCTTGATTGAGTTCAACCACCCACTCGCCCATGTGGACGCTGGCTACCAACGCACCGCCCCCGTGTACTTGGCCGACTACGTGGGCGAAGCCGACGGCACAGGCATCGTGCACAGCGCACCCGCGTATGGCGTGGACGACTTCAACTCATGCATGGCCAATGGCATGAAGTACACCGACATCTTGAACCCCGTGCAAGGCAACGGCTGCTACGCCGAAGACTTCCCGCTGTTCGGTGGCTTGCACATCTGGAAAGCTGTGCCTGTCATTCTGGAAACGTTGCAAAACGCAGACCGCTTGATGGCCACGCAAACCATCACGCACAGCTACCCACACTGCTGGCGTCACAAAACGCCCGTCATCTACCGAGCAGCAGCGCAGTGGTTCATCCGCATGGACGCGTTTGACAGCACCACCGAAAAAACCACGGGCAAGTTCATCACCGACAAGTCAAGCAAATCATTGCGCGAACTCGCTTTGAACGCGATTGACCAAACCAGCTTCTATCCAGAGAACGGCCGTGCGCGCTTGCGCGACATGATTGCCAACCGCCCCGACTGGTGCATCTCGCGCCAACGCAGTTGGGGTGTGCCTGTGCCGTTCTTCTTGCACAAAGACAGCGGCGAGTTGCACCCACGCACCATGGCCATCATGGACCAAGCGGCAGACATCGTTGAAAAAGGCGGCATCGAAGCTTGGAGCCGTGTGACAGTCGAGGACATCCTCAACCAACCGGGTGACGACGCAGGCAGCTACACCAAGAGCACCGACATTTTGGAAGTTTGGTTTGACTCTGGCTCGACCTTCCAGCACGTGCTACGCGGCAGCCACAAAGACGCCTACGACCGCGCGCCACACCACGACCAAGGCCCAGAAGCCGACTTGTATTTGGAAGGCCACGACCAACATCGCGGCTGGTTCCACAGCTCGTTACTGCTCGGCTGCGCCTTGTACGACCGCGCGCCCTACAAAGGCTTGCTGACCCACGGCTTTGCCACCGACGGCCAAGGTCGCAAGATGAGCAAGAGCTTGGGCAACACCGTCGCGCCTCAAGAAGTGAGCGACAAAATGGGCGCCGAAATTTTGCGCCTATGGGTGGCCAACACCGACTACTCGGGCGACTTGAACATCGACGACAAAATCTTGGCCCGTGTGGTCGATGCCTACCGCCGCATCCGCAACACGCTGCGCTTCTTGATGGCCAACATCAGCGACTTCGATGCCACCCAAGACGCCGTGGCATTTGATGACTTGTTAGAAATCGACAAGTACGCGCTGTCACGCGCAGCGCAATTGCAAGCTGAAATTTTGGGCACTTACAACACCGACAAAAAAGTGTTTGAAGGTGGCCATTTCGGAAAGTACGAATTCCACCCCGTCGTTTCAAAGTTGCAACTGTATTGCTCAGAAGATTTGGGGGCGTTCTACCTCGACGTGCTCAAAGACCGCCTGTACACCACAGCGCCTAAGTCGCTTGCACGCCGCAGCGCACAAACCGCGTTGCACCAAATCACCCATGCATTTGTGCGCTGGATGGCACCGTTCTTGAGCTTCACCGCTGAAGAAGCATGGCGCACGATTGGCAAGTCGGAGTCCATCTTCTTGGAAACCTTCATCCATCTCGGCGCAACCAACATAGCGTTGATGGATAAGTGGGGCACGCTACAGCAGGTGCGCGAAATCGCTAACAAGGAAATCGAAAACCAACGCACGGCTGGCGTTGTGGGCGCATCACTGCAAGCTGAGTTGGTCATCCACTGCGATGGTGCGACGTATGACGCGTTGGCCTCGCTGGGTAACGATTTGAAATTTGTGTTCATCACATCACAGGTTTCCTTGGTGAAGACTGCAGGCGCAGGCTTGACTGTTGAAGTCAAAGCAAGCGAAGCGCACAAGTGCGAACGCTGCTGGCACTACAGCGACGACGTGGGCCACAACCCCGCTCACCCCACCCTGTGCGGTCGTTGCGACAGCAACTTACATGGCAACGGTGAAGTGCGTTACTTCGCTTAA
- a CDS encoding EndoU domain-containing protein has translation MSNVIRMALALVIVALSAFFSYQAPHSPTPAVAHEQSKKVAAAKDVESQDERVVEVAKSAKATLPASHSPIDFKHIIGADYKRHTGEPTGGHTLLNGDVRVIEGTASAPDASGVYRAQVQMVDPQHPGQWITKTDRNGNPMPNTMFPKDWTAEQVVSEVNAAWFSPTKTVRGDKWSALTPSGVRVEGYLEPRVTAYPVYSNRH, from the coding sequence GTGAGTAACGTGATTCGTATGGCATTGGCTTTGGTGATCGTCGCGCTGTCGGCTTTCTTTTCATACCAAGCGCCGCATAGCCCCACGCCTGCAGTGGCGCATGAACAGAGCAAGAAGGTGGCAGCAGCCAAAGACGTTGAATCGCAAGATGAACGTGTGGTTGAGGTTGCCAAGTCTGCTAAGGCGACGCTGCCCGCCAGCCATTCCCCCATTGATTTCAAACACATCATCGGCGCAGATTACAAACGTCACACGGGCGAGCCTACGGGTGGCCACACGTTGCTCAACGGCGATGTTCGTGTGATTGAAGGCACAGCATCAGCCCCCGATGCTTCAGGGGTGTACCGCGCCCAAGTACAAATGGTCGATCCGCAGCATCCAGGCCAGTGGATCACCAAGACCGACCGCAATGGCAACCCTATGCCTAACACCATGTTCCCCAAAGACTGGACGGCAGAGCAAGTGGTAAGCGAGGTCAACGCCGCGTGGTTCAGCCCTACCAAAACGGTTCGTGGTGACAAGTGGAGTGCGCTCACACCCAGTGGTGTGCGCGTCGAGGGCTACCTAGAACCCCGCGTCACGGCTTACCCCGTTTACAGCAATCGTCATTGA
- the lspA gene encoding signal peptidase II produces the protein MARHTFIRNTTSFWVWIAMAALVLVADQFTKVLMVSTYQLGEGFAVNSFFNIVRVHNEGAAFSFLATAGGWQRWFFTGLGVVATLGMVWMLKKHPGQKLFGFAIACILGGAVGNVMDRVLYGYVVDFLDFYYAGIHFPAFNVADCGISVGAACLILDEVLRVRRGN, from the coding sequence ATGGCACGCCACACTTTCATTCGCAACACCACGTCGTTTTGGGTGTGGATCGCCATGGCTGCCTTGGTCTTGGTGGCCGATCAATTCACCAAGGTGTTGATGGTCAGCACGTATCAGCTGGGTGAAGGTTTTGCCGTTAATAGCTTTTTCAACATCGTGCGTGTGCACAACGAAGGCGCTGCGTTTTCGTTCCTCGCGACGGCAGGTGGCTGGCAGCGTTGGTTCTTCACGGGTCTCGGTGTGGTTGCCACGCTCGGCATGGTGTGGATGCTCAAAAAGCACCCCGGCCAAAAACTGTTTGGCTTTGCCATCGCTTGCATCTTGGGTGGTGCAGTAGGCAATGTGATGGACCGCGTGCTGTATGGCTACGTGGTGGACTTTCTCGATTTTTATTACGCCGGCATTCACTTCCCCGCGTTCAATGTGGCCGACTGCGGCATCAGCGTGGGCGCTGCGTGTCTCATCTTGGATGAAGTGCTGCGCGTGCGCCGAGGCAACTGA
- a CDS encoding cation:proton antiporter, with the protein MSSLELTLLYLCAAVVSVVGCRLLHLPAMLGYLFAGVVIGPNALALANDSVAVEHLAEFGVVFLMFVIGLEFNLPKLMRMRKLVFGLGLGQVVFTLVGAFLFNLAVGFALKELGYIWRLSWQASIALGSALAMSSTAIVVKLMSDRVELESPHGQRVMGVLLFQDLAVVPLLVLIPALADMGEHNIWRVLSIAMLKATVLVGLLLWGGQRVMRAWLHIVSRRKSDELFMLNLLFMTLGLAWLTELAGLSLAMGAFLAGMLIAETDFKHKVEADIRPFHDVLLGLFFITIGMKLDWEVLIDSWGWVLLLSLVPLFLKAALVFILARLTGAPAGVSLRTALYLAQAGEFGFVLLSLGVQNSLIPAAWMSPILASMVLSMIATPFLVMNADRIVNRLISNDWLLQSLALTGMAQRTLKIEHHVIVCGYGRSGHNLADLLTLENIPYVALDSDPEKVQMGRDHGHHVELGDATRFSSLMSAGLVRASAVAVTYPDLPSALKVLAWVKEHAPHVPVIVRTHDDEHLEDLRAAGAAEVVPEVIEGSLMLASQTLAHIGIPLKRVIRLVQGQRMTRYALMRDVLKHKFETPED; encoded by the coding sequence ATGTCCTCCCTCGAACTCACCCTCTTGTATTTGTGCGCTGCTGTGGTCAGCGTGGTGGGTTGTCGACTGTTGCATTTGCCGGCCATGCTGGGCTATTTGTTTGCAGGCGTGGTGATTGGCCCCAACGCCTTGGCGCTGGCCAACGATTCGGTGGCGGTCGAGCACTTGGCCGAATTTGGTGTGGTGTTTTTGATGTTCGTCATCGGCTTGGAATTCAACCTACCCAAACTCATGCGCATGCGCAAACTGGTGTTTGGTTTGGGGTTGGGCCAAGTGGTGTTCACGCTGGTGGGTGCGTTTTTATTTAACTTAGCGGTCGGCTTTGCACTCAAAGAGCTAGGCTATATCTGGCGCTTGAGCTGGCAAGCCTCTATTGCATTGGGCAGTGCCTTGGCCATGTCAAGCACGGCCATTGTGGTCAAGCTCATGTCCGATCGCGTTGAGCTGGAATCACCACATGGCCAGCGCGTGATGGGCGTGTTGTTGTTTCAAGATTTGGCCGTCGTGCCATTGTTGGTGCTAATTCCCGCACTGGCTGACATGGGTGAACACAATATTTGGCGCGTGCTGTCGATTGCCATGCTCAAAGCCACCGTGTTGGTGGGCTTGTTGCTGTGGGGTGGCCAGCGTGTGATGCGCGCTTGGCTGCACATCGTGTCGCGCCGCAAGAGCGATGAGTTGTTCATGCTCAACCTCTTGTTCATGACGCTGGGCTTGGCATGGCTGACCGAACTCGCAGGTTTGTCTCTGGCCATGGGCGCGTTCTTGGCAGGCATGTTGATTGCCGAGACCGATTTCAAACACAAGGTGGAAGCCGACATTCGCCCTTTCCACGATGTGTTGCTGGGCTTGTTCTTCATCACCATCGGCATGAAGCTCGACTGGGAAGTGTTGATCGACAGCTGGGGTTGGGTGCTGTTGCTGTCGCTCGTGCCTTTGTTTCTCAAAGCGGCTTTGGTATTCATCTTGGCTCGCCTCACCGGCGCACCTGCCGGTGTAAGCCTGCGTACAGCCCTGTACCTCGCACAAGCGGGTGAATTCGGTTTTGTGTTGTTGTCACTCGGTGTCCAAAACTCGCTCATCCCCGCAGCGTGGATGAGCCCCATATTGGCGTCGATGGTGTTGTCGATGATTGCTACACCGTTCTTGGTGATGAACGCCGATCGCATCGTCAACCGACTCATCAGCAACGACTGGTTGCTGCAGTCGCTCGCCCTCACCGGCATGGCCCAACGCACACTCAAGATTGAGCACCATGTCATCGTGTGCGGCTACGGCCGAAGCGGCCACAACTTGGCCGATTTGCTGACACTCGAAAATATTCCCTACGTGGCCCTCGACTCTGACCCAGAAAAAGTACAAATGGGACGTGACCACGGCCACCATGTGGAGCTCGGTGACGCCACCCGTTTCTCAAGCCTCATGTCTGCTGGCTTGGTGCGCGCCTCTGCCGTGGCCGTGACCTACCCCGATTTACCTTCTGCTTTGAAAGTGTTGGCTTGGGTCAAAGAACACGCGCCGCATGTACCCGTGATCGTGCGCACGCACGACGATGAACACCTCGAAGACTTGCGCGCCGCAGGCGCGGCCGAAGTGGTGCCTGAAGTGATTGAAGGCAGCCTCATGCTCGCCAGCCAAACCTTGGCGCATATTGGCATTCCTTTGAAGCGCGTGATTCGTTTGGTGCAAGGCCAGCGTATGACGCGCTATGCGCTGATGCGCGATGTGCTCAAGCACAAGTTTGAAACGCCAGAGGACTGA
- a CDS encoding DMT family transporter, with amino-acid sequence MSVVPHALTPRNAALLLIPPLLWAGNAVIGRMIADLIPPITLNFIRWVLAFVLLLPLAHTILRRNSPLWAHWKHYTVLGLLGVGCYNSFLYLALQTSTPINVTLVGSSMPVFMLLVGALFFQQHVRKRQIAGALLSIVGVLVVLCRGDWHALANVHLVIGDVFVLLATAAWSWYSWLLARTHEPVEARSNWANFLMSQLVFGLFWSAAFSTAEWSGLTGIADPHISWSWPLIAALVYVSVGPAVLAYRFWGLGVQRVGPNIAGFFVNLIPVFTATLSALVLGEMPQLYHAAAFALIIGGIVVSSYKPRT; translated from the coding sequence ATGTCTGTTGTTCCTCATGCCTTGACGCCGCGCAATGCGGCGCTTTTGTTGATTCCTCCACTCCTTTGGGCCGGTAATGCGGTGATTGGTCGCATGATTGCGGACCTGATTCCGCCCATCACGCTGAACTTCATCCGATGGGTGTTGGCCTTTGTGCTCCTGCTGCCCTTGGCACACACCATCTTGCGTCGCAACAGCCCGTTGTGGGCGCATTGGAAGCACTACACCGTGCTGGGTCTGTTGGGCGTGGGCTGCTACAACAGCTTTCTTTATTTGGCGCTGCAAACCTCAACGCCCATCAACGTGACCTTGGTGGGCTCGAGCATGCCCGTGTTCATGCTGTTGGTCGGTGCCTTGTTCTTCCAACAACACGTGCGTAAACGCCAAATCGCAGGGGCTTTGCTGTCCATCGTTGGGGTGTTGGTGGTGTTGTGCCGAGGTGATTGGCACGCTTTGGCCAATGTGCACTTGGTCATCGGTGATGTGTTTGTGCTCTTGGCGACAGCGGCTTGGTCTTGGTACAGCTGGCTCTTGGCGCGCACCCACGAACCTGTCGAAGCGCGCAGCAATTGGGCGAACTTCTTGATGTCGCAACTGGTATTTGGTTTGTTCTGGTCTGCGGCATTCAGTACAGCCGAGTGGTCAGGCCTCACAGGCATCGCTGATCCCCACATCAGCTGGAGCTGGCCCTTGATTGCCGCACTGGTGTATGTGTCCGTAGGGCCTGCTGTGTTGGCGTATCGCTTTTGGGGGCTGGGCGTGCAACGCGTGGGCCCCAACATCGCTGGTTTTTTTGTAAACCTCATCCCCGTATTCACCGCCACGCTGTCAGCGTTGGTCTTGGGCGAGATGCCACAGCTCTATCACGCTGCCGCGTTCGCGCTCATCATTGGTGGGATTGTGGTGTCGTCTTACAAACCCCGCACCTAA
- a CDS encoding DMT family transporter gives MPHSQRPALSGLLLATAGAIAFSGKAIIVKLSYVYGVDAVTVIMYRMLFALPFFIAMGLWAERQAIARENPLTRRDVIDIVGLGFVGYYLSSYLDFLGLQYITASLERLILYLNPTLVVLLGWAVYKKPIHPIRMLAMAISYSGVMLVFSHELSFAGSNVALGGSLVLGSAVSYAVYLLYSGQLVQRIGSLRLVGWATSVACVCCIAQFVVLRPLSAADVPVEVLWLGVLNAVACTVAPVLMVMMAIERIGAALTAQTGMIGPMSTIALGVWLLNEPMNIWIGVGTLLVVSGVFIVSKYGAK, from the coding sequence ATGCCCCATTCACAACGTCCTGCTTTGTCAGGGCTCTTGCTTGCCACCGCTGGTGCGATTGCATTCAGCGGCAAGGCCATCATCGTCAAGCTGTCTTATGTGTATGGGGTCGATGCCGTCACGGTCATCATGTATCGCATGTTGTTTGCGTTGCCGTTCTTCATCGCGATGGGTTTGTGGGCCGAGCGCCAAGCCATTGCGCGTGAGAACCCGCTGACGCGTCGCGATGTGATCGACATCGTGGGTCTTGGCTTTGTGGGCTACTACCTGTCGAGTTACTTAGATTTTTTAGGTTTGCAATACATCACTGCCAGTCTGGAGCGACTCATCTTGTATCTCAACCCCACGCTGGTGGTGTTGCTGGGGTGGGCGGTTTATAAAAAGCCGATTCATCCCATCCGTATGTTGGCGATGGCCATCAGCTATAGCGGCGTGATGTTGGTGTTCTCGCATGAGCTGTCGTTTGCCGGATCGAACGTGGCGCTTGGTGGCAGCTTGGTATTAGGCAGCGCGGTGAGCTATGCCGTGTATTTGCTCTACAGCGGTCAGCTGGTGCAGCGCATTGGCTCGTTGCGTTTGGTCGGTTGGGCGACCAGTGTGGCGTGTGTGTGTTGCATTGCTCAATTTGTGGTGCTGCGTCCGCTGTCTGCTGCAGATGTGCCGGTCGAGGTGTTGTGGCTTGGTGTGCTTAATGCCGTTGCCTGCACGGTGGCGCCTGTGCTCATGGTGATGATGGCGATTGAGCGCATTGGCGCTGCTTTGACTGCGCAAACAGGCATGATTGGTCCGATGTCCACCATTGCGCTGGGCGTGTGGTTATTGAATGAACCAATGAATATTTGGATTGGTGTGGGTACATTGTTGGTCGTCAGTGGTGTGTTTATTGTTTCTAAGTATGGAGCGAAGTGA
- a CDS encoding 2OG-Fe dioxygenase family protein, giving the protein MQILAPTTVNVEQLNTTLAHKGYGVLNAHSVAQWAGCALSELLALSPDWDNMPPDNYLKDGGRYRRRRHSSFVFEHNTLSQVPHRAHWQPLSYNALHGGMERWFEPMHEATVTTPAWTKLLTALANTAAQVRGKPHTKWCIEAHQFRIDTTDGIGRPTPEGAHRDGVDFVAVFMLGRVGIKGGETRVFDANGPHGERFTLSEPWSLMLLDDTRVIHESTPIQPLAEGGHRDTLVLTCRADKFQDAEPSA; this is encoded by the coding sequence ATGCAAATACTCGCCCCCACCACCGTCAACGTTGAGCAACTCAACACCACACTGGCTCACAAAGGCTATGGCGTGCTCAACGCGCACAGCGTGGCGCAATGGGCGGGGTGTGCGTTGAGCGAACTGCTCGCCCTGTCACCCGACTGGGACAACATGCCGCCCGACAACTACCTGAAGGATGGTGGCCGCTACCGCCGCCGTCGCCACAGCAGCTTTGTGTTTGAGCACAACACATTGAGCCAAGTGCCTCACCGCGCGCATTGGCAACCCCTTAGCTACAACGCCTTGCACGGCGGTATGGAGCGTTGGTTTGAGCCTATGCACGAGGCGACGGTAACCACACCTGCATGGACGAAATTGCTCACCGCATTGGCCAATACCGCCGCCCAAGTGCGCGGCAAACCCCACACCAAATGGTGCATCGAAGCGCATCAATTCCGCATCGACACGACCGACGGCATTGGCCGCCCCACGCCTGAAGGCGCGCATCGCGATGGCGTGGATTTTGTGGCGGTATTCATGCTCGGACGCGTGGGCATCAAAGGCGGCGAAACCCGCGTATTTGATGCCAACGGTCCACATGGCGAACGCTTCACCCTGAGCGAGCCTTGGTCGTTGATGTTGTTAGACGACACCCGCGTGATTCACGAAAGTACGCCCATTCAGCCGTTGGCTGAAGGTGGCCATCGCGACACGCTGGTGCTCACCTGCCGCGCAGACAAATTTCAAGACGCCGAGCCTAGCGCCTGA
- a CDS encoding SDR family oxidoreductase — translation MDLGLKGKWALVGGASKGLGFGCAQSLAREGVNVVIVARGAEALDAAASELRKLGTTILTVAADITTPAGREAIWSVAGGPGQNFDIVVTNAGGPPPGDFRNWERDDWIKAVDANMLTPIELIKATVDGMAARGFGRIVNITSSAVKAPIDILGLSNGARTGLTGFVAGVARTQKLAGNNVTINNLLPGKFDTDRLATTHKAAAEKTGKSVNDIRGVQQAQIPAGRFGNPQEFGDTCAFLCSAQASYITGQNILTDGGAYAGTF, via the coding sequence ATGGATTTAGGACTCAAAGGCAAATGGGCATTGGTGGGCGGTGCAAGCAAAGGCTTGGGCTTCGGCTGTGCGCAATCCTTGGCGCGTGAAGGTGTGAATGTGGTCATCGTCGCGCGTGGTGCTGAGGCGCTGGATGCTGCGGCTTCGGAGTTGCGCAAGCTGGGCACCACCATCCTCACAGTAGCGGCAGATATCACCACGCCAGCAGGCCGCGAAGCCATTTGGTCAGTCGCTGGCGGCCCTGGCCAAAACTTTGACATCGTGGTGACCAACGCAGGCGGCCCACCGCCCGGTGACTTTCGCAACTGGGAACGCGACGACTGGATCAAGGCGGTGGACGCCAACATGCTGACCCCGATAGAACTCATCAAGGCCACGGTAGATGGCATGGCTGCACGTGGTTTTGGCCGCATCGTTAACATCACATCAAGCGCGGTGAAAGCGCCCATCGACATCTTGGGTTTGTCCAACGGCGCACGTACTGGCTTGACAGGTTTTGTGGCGGGTGTGGCACGCACGCAAAAGCTCGCAGGCAATAACGTCACCATCAACAACTTGCTGCCAGGCAAGTTTGACACCGACCGTTTGGCCACCACGCACAAAGCGGCTGCCGAGAAAACAGGCAAAAGCGTGAACGACATTCGTGGCGTGCAGCAAGCACAAATCCCAGCGGGGCGATTTGGCAACCCACAAGAGTTTGGTGACACCTGCGCGTTTTTGTGTTCTGCCCAAGCCAGTTACATCACAGGCCAAAACATCTTGACCGATGGTGGCGCGTATGCGGGTACTTTCTAA
- a CDS encoding quinone oxidoreductase yields the protein MTQAVIIEQHGGPEQLKLVNVTVGQPGPGEIRIRHKAIGLNFIDVYQRSGLYQLPMPLQLGMEASGIIEAVGEGVTHLKVGDRAAYASQPPGSYCEERVMPAKCVCKLPDAISFETGAAMMLKGLTAQYLLKRTLPQGGLHAGDFILFHAAAGGVGLIACQWAKALGYQLIGTAGSDAKCALAKANGAAHVINYNTEDFLARVKDITGGKGVKVVYDSVGKDTWDKSLDCLAPFGLMASFGNASGPVDPFSPGILGPKGSIYVTRQTLFSHIVTRESTQAMADDLFEAVTSGKVKIHIDQTYPLADIAQAHRDLEARKTTGCTIITL from the coding sequence ATGACCCAAGCAGTCATCATCGAACAACACGGCGGCCCCGAGCAACTCAAGCTCGTCAACGTGACCGTGGGCCAGCCCGGCCCTGGCGAAATTCGCATTCGCCACAAAGCCATCGGTTTGAACTTCATTGATGTGTACCAACGCAGCGGCTTGTACCAACTGCCCATGCCCTTGCAGTTGGGTATGGAGGCCAGCGGCATCATCGAAGCCGTGGGCGAGGGTGTGACCCATTTGAAAGTCGGCGACCGTGCTGCCTACGCCAGCCAACCACCCGGCAGCTATTGCGAAGAGCGCGTGATGCCCGCTAAGTGCGTGTGCAAATTGCCCGATGCGATTTCGTTTGAAACAGGCGCAGCCATGATGCTCAAAGGCTTGACCGCACAGTACTTGCTCAAGCGCACCTTGCCTCAAGGTGGTTTGCACGCCGGTGACTTCATTTTGTTCCACGCGGCCGCTGGTGGTGTGGGTCTGATCGCTTGCCAATGGGCCAAGGCCTTGGGCTACCAACTCATCGGCACAGCTGGTAGCGATGCCAAGTGTGCATTGGCCAAGGCCAACGGCGCTGCGCACGTGATCAACTACAACACCGAAGACTTCTTGGCCCGTGTGAAAGACATCACCGGCGGCAAAGGCGTGAAGGTGGTGTACGACTCGGTGGGCAAAGACACGTGGGACAAGTCGCTCGACTGCTTGGCCCCATTTGGTTTGATGGCCAGCTTTGGCAACGCCTCAGGCCCCGTGGACCCCTTCTCGCCCGGCATCTTGGGCCCCAAGGGTTCGATTTACGTCACACGCCAAACGCTGTTCAGCCACATCGTTACACGCGAAAGCACACAAGCGATGGCCGACGATTTGTTTGAAGCGGTGACCAGCGGCAAGGTGAAGATCCACATCGACCAAACTTATCCGCTGGCTGACATTGCCCAAGCGCACCGCGACTTGGAAGCCCGCAAGACCACGGGCTGCACCATCATCACCTTGTGA